The following are encoded in a window of Paenibacillus polymyxa genomic DNA:
- a CDS encoding GNAT family N-acetyltransferase, translating into MYTDKDLTIRPVTEEDLPALWTLTFKEEAPEWKQWDAPYYEHKPLSFDDYLKEKEKRIGQDDFWIIEVEGEVIGSVSYYWEHQPSQWLEMGIGIFDSRYWSGGYGTRALRLWITHLFNTLPLVRVGFTTWSGNHRMMKVGEKLGMTLEARLRKCRYYNGEYYDSIRMGLLREEWRL; encoded by the coding sequence ATGTATACGGATAAGGATTTAACGATTAGGCCTGTTACAGAAGAAGACCTGCCGGCTCTTTGGACGTTAACTTTTAAAGAAGAAGCACCGGAATGGAAGCAGTGGGATGCACCCTACTATGAACATAAGCCACTTTCTTTTGATGATTATTTAAAAGAGAAGGAAAAGCGAATCGGACAAGATGACTTTTGGATCATTGAAGTGGAAGGCGAGGTCATTGGATCAGTGAGCTATTATTGGGAGCATCAGCCTTCTCAATGGCTTGAAATGGGGATAGGTATCTTTGATTCACGGTATTGGAGCGGTGGTTATGGTACGAGGGCACTCCGACTATGGATCACTCATTTGTTTAATACATTGCCTCTAGTAAGAGTAGGCTTTACAACCTGGTCAGGAAACCATCGGATGATGAAGGTGGGAGAGAAGCTGGGCATGACCCTCGAAGCCCGGCTTCGAAAGTGCAGATATTATAATGGAGAGTATTATGATTCGATCCGAATGGGGCTTTTACGGGAAGAGTGGAGGTTATAG
- a CDS encoding response regulator transcription factor, with the protein MNHILIVEDDIALSNGIVLALKEPNNVFTQTYDIAAAKEQLNVTTFDLVILDINLPDGNGLDLLTDIRKKTTIPVIVLTANDMETDVVTGFELGADDYITKPFSLMVLRARVGVQLKKSRYSLADSTQLDNFSFSFERMEFIKNGTPIELSKTEQKLLRILINNRGNTVSRDHLIDSIWTDGAEYVGENALSVTIKRLRDKLEDHPSSPQYIKTVYGLGYTWALK; encoded by the coding sequence ATGAATCACATACTAATCGTCGAGGACGATATCGCCTTGAGTAACGGTATTGTTCTTGCCCTTAAAGAACCTAACAACGTATTTACACAAACGTATGACATTGCTGCTGCAAAAGAACAATTAAACGTTACTACCTTTGACCTAGTCATTCTTGATATTAATTTACCAGATGGAAACGGGCTTGATCTTTTAACAGATATACGAAAAAAAACAACTATACCCGTCATCGTTCTGACTGCGAATGATATGGAAACAGATGTCGTCACTGGTTTTGAACTGGGTGCTGACGACTATATCACCAAACCCTTCAGTCTTATGGTACTGAGAGCAAGAGTTGGCGTTCAGCTAAAGAAATCCAGATACTCGCTTGCAGACTCCACTCAGCTAGACAATTTTTCTTTTTCATTCGAGAGAATGGAATTTATTAAGAATGGTACACCTATTGAACTAAGTAAAACGGAGCAAAAATTGTTGCGCATCCTAATCAATAATCGAGGAAATACCGTTTCGCGTGATCATTTGATAGACAGCATCTGGACTGACGGGGCTGAATATGTAGGTGAAAATGCCTTGTCAGTTACGATAAAAAGGCTACGTGACAAGCTCGAGGATCATCCTTCCTCCCCACAATATATTAAAACGGTTTATGGGCTGGGCTACACATGGGCGTTGAAATGA
- a CDS encoding sensor histidine kinase: MTTLHYICIGIAVVAVCTAVGAIMLYRRSIHKTMKTIENMLDAAINGSFSEDVFDESVLSAIEAKFAKFLSICSVSSKNLLAEKNKINELISDISHQTKTPLANILLYSQLLSEYELSQDTSTCVKALSAQAEKLNFLIHALVKTSRLETGIITVSPRRESVQKLLDAALEQMMPKADAKGISVVMEDTVIHAYFDLKWTSEAVYNIMDNAIKYTETGGSMIIKVMAYDLFCRIDITDSGIGIAEGEQGKIFTRFYRSPTVNSQEGVGIGLFLAREIIAAEGGYIKVRSCYGSGSTFSIFLSMDT; this comes from the coding sequence ATGACAACACTCCACTATATATGTATTGGAATTGCCGTTGTTGCTGTATGCACCGCTGTGGGTGCTATTATGCTGTATCGCAGGAGCATCCATAAAACAATGAAAACCATTGAGAACATGCTGGATGCCGCGATAAATGGCAGCTTCTCAGAGGATGTCTTTGATGAATCCGTTCTCTCTGCAATAGAAGCTAAATTTGCGAAATTTCTTTCCATTTGTTCCGTGTCCTCCAAAAATCTGCTTGCCGAAAAGAATAAAATAAATGAGCTGATTTCCGATATTTCACACCAAACGAAAACACCATTGGCCAACATCCTGCTTTATTCCCAACTACTTAGCGAATACGAACTATCACAGGATACCTCCACTTGTGTGAAAGCTCTATCTGCACAGGCCGAAAAGCTTAACTTCCTGATCCATGCATTAGTGAAAACTTCGCGGCTTGAAACGGGGATTATCACGGTATCGCCAAGGCGGGAATCTGTTCAAAAGCTCCTTGATGCTGCACTGGAGCAAATGATGCCAAAAGCAGACGCCAAAGGGATTTCTGTTGTTATGGAGGACACCGTTATTCATGCTTATTTTGACCTAAAGTGGACGAGTGAAGCTGTCTATAACATTATGGATAACGCCATAAAATATACAGAGACAGGCGGAAGCATGATTATAAAAGTGATGGCATACGATTTGTTTTGTCGAATTGATATTACCGATAGCGGCATAGGCATTGCAGAAGGAGAACAAGGTAAAATCTTTACCCGCTTCTATCGCTCCCCCACTGTTAACTCGCAAGAGGGTGTAGGTATTGGACTGTTTTTAGCTAGAGAAATTATCGCTGCGGAGGGTGGTTACATCAAGGTAAGGTCATGCTACGGCAGTGGCTCCACCTTCTCGATTTTTCTTTCTATGGATACTTAA
- a CDS encoding ABC transporter permease, giving the protein MIKVKNKKVIRKLADKSFKVNKTRNLFAIVAIALTSLLFTTLFTMGIGAVESLQRATMRQVGGDGHAVLKYITDDEFNHVKDHPLIKEIAYNRILSDRVINDKFLKRHTEFWYYDDVGLKLGFIELKEGHKPVAENEVIADSKTLQLLDVPPKIGVPLRLKLNIRGKEVQRDFVLSGWWKSDPVFNVGQIFASKAYVDAHAKELQSNYKKDHFHTGTISASMMFDNSFDLRGKLNKVITESGYSLDEDAPNYIANNVNWAYISTNFSLDTETIIALTSALLLIMFTGYLIIYNIFQISVMRDIRFYGLLKTIGTSGKQIRIIIRRQALILSVLGTPVGLIAGFFIGKSLVPFIINMSVYNGTEISVSPNPWIFVGSALFALITVMISTFKPGRIAAAVSPVEAVRYTDGNTKGSRKLKKSTEGAKMIHMARSNLGRNKKRTILVVISLSLSLVLLNTVFTLSQSFDMDKFLAKFNDTDFLIAHAGYFQVPSSFSGHENETTESFIKAVQAQPGFEEGGRLYGDPTAFTAENTKGITDDTQNTDAHGNFLVDVYGLEDLPLHRLQLIDGELDFKKMASGKYILEGVELNDNDKPYMESIHHKVGENVTLHSYVRTANDAPLGREYLTQKFTVLGHVGIKSTNSNRISSYNSFYLPAEIYKSLVKEPAMMSYAFNVSSNQETSMQSFLKRYTETIEPMMSYESKITSRNALSGMQTTVIMIGGLLSLIIGLIGILNFINAILTSILTRRKEFAMLQSIGMTKKQLRGMLIYEGLYYVGATSLTSILLAILFSLLIVKPLCSLLWLLSYHFIIWPLFVSLPLLLLLGILIPVAVYSMNNKQSIVERLRESE; this is encoded by the coding sequence ATGATCAAGGTAAAGAACAAAAAAGTAATCCGCAAGCTGGCAGATAAGAGCTTCAAAGTAAACAAAACCCGTAACCTCTTTGCTATTGTTGCCATAGCTCTCACTTCTTTGTTATTTACAACACTGTTCACTATGGGGATTGGCGCTGTGGAAAGCTTACAACGGGCGACCATGCGACAGGTCGGTGGAGATGGACATGCCGTACTTAAATATATAACGGATGACGAATTTAATCATGTCAAGGATCATCCATTGATCAAGGAAATAGCCTATAACCGTATATTAAGCGACCGAGTTATAAACGATAAATTCCTAAAACGCCATACGGAGTTCTGGTATTACGATGATGTAGGGTTGAAGCTAGGTTTTATTGAGCTTAAAGAGGGGCACAAGCCTGTCGCAGAAAATGAAGTGATTGCAGACTCCAAGACGTTGCAGCTATTGGATGTTCCACCGAAGATTGGAGTACCTTTGAGATTAAAGCTTAACATACGAGGTAAAGAAGTACAGCGGGATTTTGTCCTCTCTGGCTGGTGGAAAAGTGATCCTGTATTTAACGTAGGACAAATATTCGCTTCTAAAGCCTATGTCGATGCTCATGCCAAGGAATTACAAAGCAACTATAAAAAGGATCACTTCCATACTGGAACGATTAGTGCATCTATGATGTTCGACAATAGTTTTGATTTGCGAGGAAAGCTCAATAAAGTGATTACCGAAAGCGGTTATTCACTTGACGAAGATGCACCAAACTATATCGCGAATAATGTAAATTGGGCATACATCTCAACCAATTTTAGTTTAGATACAGAGACAATCATAGCGTTAACTTCTGCCCTGTTACTGATCATGTTTACCGGTTATTTGATTATTTATAATATTTTTCAAATATCGGTGATGCGAGATATTCGTTTTTACGGTCTTTTAAAGACGATCGGTACAAGCGGTAAACAAATTCGCATAATTATTCGTAGACAAGCGCTGATTCTATCAGTGTTAGGAACCCCGGTAGGATTAATAGCAGGTTTTTTTATCGGTAAATCGCTCGTACCTTTTATTATAAATATGAGTGTATATAACGGTACTGAGATATCGGTATCTCCTAACCCATGGATTTTTGTCGGATCGGCTTTGTTCGCACTCATTACCGTAATGATCAGCACTTTCAAGCCAGGCAGAATTGCGGCAGCTGTTTCGCCAGTTGAGGCAGTAAGATACACAGACGGAAATACCAAGGGCAGCCGTAAGCTGAAAAAGTCCACTGAAGGCGCTAAAATGATCCACATGGCTCGCTCCAACTTGGGGCGTAATAAAAAACGCACTATTTTAGTGGTGATTAGTCTTTCTTTAAGCTTGGTGCTTCTAAATACAGTATTCACGCTGTCTCAGAGTTTTGATATGGATAAATTTTTAGCCAAATTTAATGATACCGATTTTCTCATTGCTCATGCTGGATATTTCCAGGTTCCGAGTAGTTTTAGTGGGCATGAAAATGAAACCACTGAAAGTTTTATTAAGGCTGTACAGGCACAACCAGGCTTCGAAGAAGGCGGCCGATTATACGGTGACCCAACAGCTTTCACGGCTGAAAATACAAAGGGAATTACGGATGATACCCAGAACACTGACGCTCACGGCAACTTCCTTGTAGACGTGTATGGGCTGGAAGATTTGCCCCTGCATCGGCTGCAGTTGATTGATGGTGAGCTTGATTTTAAGAAAATGGCCTCAGGTAAGTATATTCTGGAGGGAGTCGAACTGAACGACAACGACAAGCCTTACATGGAAAGCATTCATCATAAAGTGGGCGAGAACGTTACTTTGCATAGTTATGTGAGAACAGCAAATGATGCTCCATTGGGTAGAGAGTATTTAACACAAAAGTTTACAGTGCTTGGCCATGTGGGTATCAAATCCACCAATTCAAATCGCATTTCGAGCTATAATAGCTTTTACCTCCCGGCGGAAATATACAAATCACTTGTAAAAGAGCCTGCTATGATGAGCTATGCCTTTAATGTATCTTCAAATCAGGAAACGTCCATGCAGAGCTTTTTGAAGCGATACACAGAAACAATTGAACCAATGATGAGCTATGAATCCAAGATTACATCCAGAAACGCTTTATCAGGTATGCAAACTACTGTTATAATGATCGGCGGCTTGCTCAGCTTGATTATTGGCTTGATTGGTATCCTGAACTTTATTAATGCGATTTTAACCAGCATACTGACCCGCCGCAAAGAATTCGCTATGCTGCAAAGTATCGGCATGACCAAAAAGCAATTGCGCGGAATGCTGATTTATGAAGGACTATATTATGTTGGGGCTACTAGCCTAACCTCTATTCTATTGGCAATCTTATTTTCTCTTTTGATTGTGAAACCGTTATGTAGCCTGCTATGGCTTTTAAGCTATCACTTTATAATTTGGCCACTGTTTGTCTCATTGCCTTTACTGTTATTGCTTGGGATACTTATTCCAGTAGCAGTCTATTCTATGAACAACAAACAAAGTATTGTGGAGCGACTTCGAGAATCAGAGTAG
- a CDS encoding ABC transporter ATP-binding protein, whose protein sequence is MALLKTQALKKHYGNGDTAVHALDGVNLEVESGEFVAIVGTSGSGKSTLLHMLGGLDRPTSGTVTIDGKDISSLKDEELTIFRRRKIGFVFQNYNLVPVLNVYENIVLPIELDGKEPDKAHVDKIVHTLGLGQKLNNLPNHLSGGQQQRVAIARSLAAKPAIVLADEPTGNLDSKTSLDVMGLIKVSSQQFRQTIVMITHNEEIAQMADRIIRIEDGKMVGGEGK, encoded by the coding sequence ATGGCTCTATTAAAAACTCAAGCACTAAAGAAGCATTATGGTAATGGAGATACTGCTGTTCATGCCTTAGATGGTGTGAATCTGGAGGTGGAAAGCGGCGAATTTGTCGCTATTGTCGGTACTTCGGGGAGCGGCAAATCTACCCTTCTGCATATGTTGGGCGGACTTGATCGTCCGACAAGTGGAACCGTTACGATTGATGGTAAGGATATTTCTTCACTGAAAGACGAAGAATTGACTATTTTTCGCAGACGAAAGATTGGCTTCGTGTTTCAAAATTACAACCTGGTACCTGTCTTGAATGTCTACGAAAATATTGTGCTTCCTATTGAACTGGACGGTAAAGAACCGGACAAAGCCCACGTAGATAAAATTGTACATACTTTGGGTCTTGGCCAAAAGTTGAATAACCTACCCAACCATCTATCGGGGGGCCAGCAGCAGCGCGTAGCCATCGCCAGATCATTGGCAGCGAAACCTGCGATTGTTTTAGCAGATGAACCCACTGGGAACCTGGATAGTAAAACCAGTCTGGATGTGATGGGATTGATCAAGGTATCCAGCCAGCAGTTCCGCCAAACGATAGTGATGATTACTCACAACGAGGAAATTGCGCAAATGGCAGACCGGATCATCCGCATTGAGGACGGTAAAATGGTCGGCGGTGAAGGTAAATGA
- a CDS encoding ring-cleaving dioxygenase gives MKLLGLHHVSAITAAAAKNVDFYTQVMGLRLIKKTVNQDDVSVYHLFYGDERGTAGTEVTFFEIPHAGQTRTGNNSISALSLRVPNDKALDYWKNRFEQLDVKHGEITDQAGRLALSFEDFEGQRFFLVSDEHDHGVRGGTPWEKSPVPAEYGIVGLGPVHLTIPKAENTILILEQVMGFRKKGSYPSPVAGQPDVVIYETGEGGTGTEVHLEERNDLPQERPGRGSVHHVAFRVETEEELKQWVDRIGQLQISNSGFVDRFYFRSLYFREPNGILFELATDGPGFDTDEELEFLGESLALPPFLESRRASIEANLKPLNTKHE, from the coding sequence ATGAAACTATTAGGATTGCATCACGTTTCGGCGATTACAGCGGCAGCGGCTAAAAATGTTGATTTTTATACTCAGGTAATGGGACTTCGGTTGATCAAGAAAACGGTGAACCAAGATGATGTTAGTGTATATCACCTTTTTTACGGAGATGAGCGTGGAACTGCGGGTACAGAAGTCACTTTCTTTGAAATTCCACATGCGGGACAAACTCGTACAGGAAATAACAGCATTTCAGCACTCTCCCTACGGGTACCGAACGACAAGGCACTGGATTACTGGAAAAACCGCTTCGAGCAGCTGGATGTAAAACATGGCGAAATTACGGATCAAGCAGGACGCCTGGCGCTTTCGTTTGAGGATTTTGAAGGACAACGCTTCTTCCTCGTTTCAGATGAGCATGATCACGGAGTGCGCGGCGGCACGCCTTGGGAGAAAAGCCCTGTCCCTGCCGAATACGGCATTGTAGGACTTGGGCCGGTTCATCTGACCATTCCTAAAGCGGAGAATACCATTCTTATTCTTGAACAGGTTATGGGTTTCCGCAAAAAGGGCTCCTATCCTTCTCCTGTGGCTGGACAACCGGATGTGGTCATCTATGAAACGGGTGAAGGCGGTACAGGAACCGAAGTTCATCTGGAAGAGCGCAACGATCTGCCACAAGAGCGACCAGGACGCGGCAGTGTGCATCACGTAGCCTTCCGTGTTGAAACTGAGGAAGAGCTCAAACAGTGGGTAGACCGTATTGGGCAGCTGCAAATTTCCAACTCAGGCTTTGTAGATCGCTTTTACTTCCGTTCCTTGTACTTCCGTGAGCCGAACGGCATTCTGTTTGAATTGGCAACCGATGGACCCGGCTTTGATACGGATGAAGAACTCGAGTTTCTGGGTGAATCGCTGGCGTTACCGCCATTTTTGGAATCGCGCCGCGCATCTATTGAAGCCAATCTCAAACCGCTTAACACCAAACATGAATAG